A genomic region of Trifolium pratense cultivar HEN17-A07 linkage group LG3, ARS_RC_1.1, whole genome shotgun sequence contains the following coding sequences:
- the LOC123914128 gene encoding protein LIGHT-DEPENDENT SHORT HYPOCOTYLS 10-like: protein MSSQIDQDLHHGSSSSNSQPPSKSNHHDHHQQQPLSRYESQKRRDWNTFGQYLKTQNPPVPLSNCNFNHVLDFLRYLDQFGKTKVHSQDCIFFGQPTPPAPCACPLKQAWGSLDALIGRLRAAYEENGGSPETNPFAGGSIRVYLREVKDSQQKARGIPYKKKKKKKKSYQIKGSSSNTTQTQQSAYVNQQDS, encoded by the coding sequence ATGTCTTCCCAAATTGATCAAGATCTTCATCATGGTTCTTCTTCATCAAACTCACAACCTCCTTCCAAATCCAATCATCatgatcatcatcaacaacaaccacTAAGCAGGTACGAGTCTCAAAAACGTCGAGATTGGAACACCTTTGGTCAATACCTCAAGACTCAAAATCCACCAGTTCCACTATCAAACTGCAACTTCAACCATGTTCTTGATTTCCTTCGTTACCTTGATCAATTTGGAAAGACAAAAGTCCATTCACAAGATTGCATCTTCTTTGGACAACCTACCCCACCTGCACCTTGTGCTTGTCCTCTCAAACAAGCTTGGGGAAGTCTCGATGCACTCATCGGACGCCTCCGAGCTGCCTATGAAGAGAACGGTGGTTCACCGGAGACTAACCCGTTTGCCGGAGGATCTATTCGGGTTTACCTTAGGGAGGTGAAGGATAGTCAACAAAAAGCAAGAGGGATTccatataagaagaaaaaaaagaagaagaaaagttaCCAAATTAAGGGGAGTAGTAGTAATACTACTCAAACTCAACAAAGTGCCTATGTCAACCAACAAGATTCTTGA